The Rhizobium viscosum genomic sequence GTCATTGAAGTGGCGATTGTTCGGCCAGGACCGATTCAAGGCAACATGGTGCATCCCTATCTGAAGCGTCGGGAGCAAAAAGCAAAGAACATTCCGATTGAATATCCGAGCCCAGCGCTAAAAGATGTCCTTGAAAGAACTCTCGGGGTTCCGCTGTTTCAGGAACAGGCCATGCAGATCGCCATCACTGCTGCAGGCTTCAGGCCGGCCGAAGCCGACCGACTCCGAAGATCAATGGCGACATTCAAGAGAACGGGCACAATCGACAATTTCGAAAAGCGATTCGTCGATGGAATGGTCGAAAAAGAGTATGACCGCGAGTTTGCCCAGCAATGTTTCAACCAGATCAAGGGTTTCGGCGAATACGGCTTCCCGGAAAGCCATGCTGCTTCCTTTGCCCTGCTCGTTTATGCGTCATCATGGATGAAGGCCTACTATCCCGATGTCTTCTGCGCAGCAATGCTGAATTCACAGCCGATGGGGTTCTATGCGCCAGCGCAGCTAGTGCGGGATGCGCGCGAGCATGGGGTGAAAATCCTACCAGCGGATATCAATCAGTCGGATTGGGAATGCACTCTTGAGGCAGCGGCTTTCGATCGGTCAGCGGTCGATTTCCGCCATAGCGATATGCGGGATATCATCAAGACTCGCTATGCTGTGCGGCTTGGCCTTCTGCAGATCAAGGGCGTTTCTTCTGACGATATGAAGCAGCTCGTTGAAAAACGCGGCGAGGGTTACAATTCCGTGCGGGATCTCTGGCTGCGGTCCGGCCTGCAGAAATCCGTTGTCGAACGACTGGCGGATGCAGATGCCTTCCAATCGATCGGGCTGTCGCGACGTCAGGCGCTCTGGGCGGTGCGGGCGCTGGATGTGAAAAGCGCGACTGAAGAACTGCCGCTTTTCGAGCAGGTCCGCCACATTGATCTTCAGCCCGAGCCTCAGGCAAGGCTGCCGGATATGCTGCCGGGGGAACAGGTCATCGAAGACTACCGATACCTGTCGCTGTCCCTGAAGGCGCATCCGGTTTCCTTCCTGCGCGAGGAGCTAGGCAAGGCAGGTGTGACGCGCAATGTCGATCTGCTTCGCGTTGCGAATGGGAGGCAAGTGATAATCGCGGGGCTGGTGCTGGTACGCCAGCAGCCGGGTTCCGCGAAAGGTGTGATCTTCATGACGCTGGAGGACGAGACCGGCGTTGCCAATGCCATCGTCTGGAAGAAAACCTTCGAAAGATACCGCGCAGTGGTCATGGGCGCTCGACTTGTGAAAATCTACGGCAAATTACAAAGCCAGAGCGGCGTCATCCATACTGTCGTCGAACACATTGAGGATATGACGCCGCTGCTCGGTATCCTTCAGCGAGAGACAAAACGCTTCGGCGTCAGCGAGCGCTCGGACGAGGTGTTGCGCGCGACACAGGATCATCGGCAGCGGAAAGAGGCGGATATTCTGGCGCGGGACAACCTGCTCAGGAAAATCGGCGAGAGAAGGCCGTCAGAGAGGGCGCGGGATGGCGATATCGCAGAGACCGCAAGCGTGATGCCGCGCGGGCGCAATTTCCACTGATGGCCTTCGCGGCTGGAAATTGATGCTTCTTAAGGACTTAAGGACAAGCTCGCCGGTGTGTGATGTCCTGCGGCGGAATCGTGATCGGATGAGGGTCGCGAATTTTCTTGACAGTTCCTATCTTCTTTTGCAGAAAACACGATAGTAAGTGTCATGTTTGGAATGAAGACGTGCTCGTCTGCAGTTGCAATTACATAACCGACAAGGAAATCCGGGACGTCATCAACGATCTTCTCGATGAAGATTGTTGGCAGCTTATCGTGCCGGCGAAGGTCTATCACGCCATGGCCAAACGTGGCCGTTGCTGCGGTTGCTTCCCGAACGTTGTCGATATCATCATCCAGACAACCGAAGATTATCATGCCCGTCGCCACTCGACGGAAGCCGAAATATTTGATTTCATGTCCCGCTTGAAACAATTCCACGAGGAAAACAGGAGAGCGGACATTGAAAGGCGACAAAAAAGTCATCGAGCGGCTTAACGAGGCCCTCTTTTTAGAGCTCGGTGCAGTCAACCAGTATTGGGTTCACTATCGCCTTCTTGAGGACTGGGGCTACACCAAGCTCGCCAAGAAGGAACGCGCCGAATCGATCGAGGAAATGCACCATGCCGACCGGCTGGTCGCGCGCATCATCTTCCTCGAAGGTCATCCCAATCTACAGACGCTCGCGCCGCTGCGTATCGGTCAGAACGTCAAGGAAGTTCTGGAGGCAGATCTTGCCGGCGAATATGACGCCCGCACCGCCTACAAGAAATCGCGCGATATCTGTCATGACGCCGGCGACTACGTTTCCATGAAGCTTTTCGAAGAGCTGCTGGCAGACGAGGAAGGGCATATCGATTTCCTCGAAACGCAGCTCGAACTGCTCGAGAAGATCGGCGAAGCCAAATACGGTCAGCTGAACGCAGATTCGGCCAACGAAGCCGAATAATTCGCCATTGGCGATCTTATCTTAGCCGGCCGCCTTAAAGGCGGCCGGTTTTGTTTTGGAACGTATTGATGAGCTTCGTTCGATGCTCAATCTTCCGGGATCAAGCCGGAAAGGTGGCTGAATTCCGCCACGACCCGTTCGTAGACGGCGCGCTTGAAGGGAACGATCAGGCCGGGCAGGTCTTCCATCGGCTTCCATTCCCAGGCATCGAATTCCGGCTCATGGCCGCCGGGGGGCGGGTTGATGGCGATCTCGCTTTCGTCGCCCTCGAAGCGGAAGGCAAACCAGCGCTGGGTCTGGCCACGATATTTGCCCCTTAAGCCGATGCCGATCAGCTGCGGCGGAAGGTCGTAATTGATCCAGTCTTTGGCCTCGGCGAGCAAGGTGACGGACCTGATGCCGGTTTCTTCGTAGAGTTCCCGATAGGCCGCCTCCAGCGGGTCTTCGCCTTTGTCGATGCCGCCCTGCGGCATCTGCCAGAGCTGGGGCGAACCGTCATATTCGGAATTGCCGTCAGGAATGCGCCGCCCAGCCCAGACGAGGCCCTCGCGGTTGAGGATCATCACACCAACGCAGGGGCGATAGGGCAGGTCCTCGGCTTTTACGGTCGCCTGGCTCATGGTTCTCTCCGCTCAGGGATTCTTGGGGTCGTTGACGAGTGCTGCGACGCCGACAATCTCGATGCCGCGCATGGTCGCTTCCTCGCTCCATTTGGAGATCGCGTCAATGCTCTCGTCGAAGGCCGAGGCAACACCAATCGCCTGGCCGTTGCGGCGAGCGATGCGCTCCAATTCATCGAGTTTTTGCAGGATGGTGTTCACATCGACCTGGCTGTCCAGTTGCAGGTCGGCGAAAGCGTAAGGAAGCTCCGTGCCCTTGGCGACCACGGCGGTCTTGGATTGCGCCGAAGTGCCGTCGTCGAGGAACAGCAGCCCGCGCTTGCCGATATCCCGCATGACCGGTTCCATGGCCTTGGGATCGGAGAGGAAACGTCCGCCCAGATAGTTCATGATGCCGGTGTAATTGGTGATTTCGCCCATGGCCCGATGCAGGCTTTCGAGGTTGCGCGCGACGGGCCTCGACGTCAGCAGCGTATCCGGTCCTGGATCATTCGCTGGGTAATCAAATGGCTCCAGCGGCACCTGCAGCAATATTTCGTGTCCATCGCGGCGGGCATCCTGCATCCAGCGCTGTAGGCTGTTGCCACTGGCAGCAAAGGCGAAAGTGATTTCTTCCGGTAGTTGCTTGATGGCGCGCTGCGTGCCGGTCTGGCTGAGGCCGAGGCCGCTGAGGACGATCGCGATGCGGGTGCCGCGATTGCCGGACCACGGCCGCGCATATTGGTCCATCGGCCGTCGTCCATTGGGACCTGTGATCGGCAGCCGGCCGAAGGGCGTTTCTTCGAGCAGATTGTCGTTGGGGATGGCGGCCATGCGGGGATCCTGGCCCATCTGCATGGCATCGACCAGAACCGGGCCGCTGCCGTCGCGCGGGCGAGGGCTGTACTTAGTAACGACAGAGCCGTCGCCGGTCACCATACGCTCCACATTGGCGCCCGAGCTCGGCTCCGAGCGTGGCATGCCGTTTGCTGCCTGATTGCCCGATGCTGGTGGCTGCTGGATTGTGTCGTTCGGTGGCGCGGCCGTTTTGTCTTGCGATACCGGCGGCTTCGACTGCTCGAGGCCATCGCTGCGAAATGCCGTGTAAAGGGAAAAGCCGCCAATCGCGACAAGACAGACGCTGGCGGCAATCTGTCCGATCCGCAATATACCGGGGCGCTTTCGCGCGGCCTTGCGGTTGCGGCCTAGAGGTGCATGCAGATCCGTTCCCAATTCGTTGCCACTCCAAAACCGGGAAACAGCAGAAAGTCTCAAGGCCGGGCGGGCTGCCCGGCCTTGAGATCCATGGATTACTTGGCGACGACGGCCTTTTCAGGATCAGGCGGGAAGGACGGGTCAGTCTTCTTGCCGCGCAGCAGATCGAGCGCGTAGTTGAGCTGGACGTCATCCTTCGGATCCGGCGGGACGTAGGCGACCGAGCCCGAACCTTCGTCGGTCTCGCTCTGGCCCTTGATGTGGCCGCGCAGGGCAGATTCGCCCTCGGTCACCATCTTACCCTGAAGGTCGGCCGGAAGGGGCTCTTCCACCTTGATGTCAGGCGTAATGCCGGTGCCCTGGATCGAGCGGCCCGACGGCGTGTAGTAGAGCGCCGTCGTCAGGCGCAGTGCGCCGTTTTCGCCGAGCGGAATGATCGTCTGGACAGAACCCTTGCCGAAGGAGCGGGTGCCGAGAACGGTGGCACGACGCAGATCCTGCAAGGCCCCGGCAACGATTTCCGATGCGGAAGCCGAACCGCCGTTGATGAGAACGATGAGCGGCTTGTGATCTGTCAGGTCGCCCGGACCGGCGTTGAAGCGACGGGTCTCGTCCGGATTGCGGCCACGGGTGGAAACCACTTCGCCGCGCTCCAGGAAGGCATCGGAGACGTTGATCGCCTGATCGAGCAGACCGCCGGGGTTGAGACGCAGGTCAAGGACGAAACCCTTGAGCTTGTCGGCGGGAACGGTGGCCTTGATCTTCTGGATCGCCTTTTCGAGGTCCGGATAGGTCTTCTCGGTGAAGGAGATGACGCGCAGATAGCCGACATCATCCTCGACGCGCGACTTGACGGCCTGGACGGCCACGACGTCACGCACGATCGTCAGTTCGATCGGCTTGTCGGCGCCCTTGCGGATGAGCGTCAGCTTGATCGGTGTGTTGACGGCGCCGCGCATCTTTTCGACGGCGTCTTCGAGCTTCAGGCCGCGAACCGACTGGCCATCGATTTCCGAAATATAGTCGCCGGCCAGAACGCCGGCCTTGGCAGCCGGAGTATCGTCGATCGGGGTGATGACCTTGACAAGCTCATCTTCCATGGTGACTTCAATGCCGAGGCCGCCGAACTCACCCTTGGTCTGGGTGCGCATGTCTTCGGCATCCTTCGCATTCATGTAGCTGGAATGCGGATCGAGCGAAGACAGCATGCCGTTGATGGCGTTTTCGATCAGCTTATCCTCAGCCGGCGGCGTTACATATTGCGCACGCACGCGTTCGAAGACATCACCGAATACCGAAAGCTCCTTATAGGTCGATGCGCCCGCCGCCTCTGCAGGCACGCCTGCGGAGTAAATGACGCTCATTGCAGTCGCGCCCATCAGTGCGCCGACCAGAACAAGAGAAGCCCTACGAATCATTGCGTGCCTTTCCAGTGTCTTTGGCGGTCCACCACGGCCGGGAATCGACCGGTTTACCGTCCTTTCGAAACTCAATGTAAAGCGTTGGCCGATCTGTTTCCAGCGCCAATGCGGTTGCGCTTGCCACTCTTTTCGCACCCATCACGGCCAGGGGCTCGCCGGAGAAAACGAATTTTCCCTGACGGGTGCTGATCGTATCCATGCCTGAGAGAACCAGGTGATATCCGTCACCAGCGTCGAGGATGATCATCTGGCCATAACTGCGGAAAACGCCGGCAAAAACCACCAACCCATCAGCAGGGGCGGTCACCACCGTTTCCGGATTGGTCGCAACCGTCATACCCATGGCCTCGTGTCCGGTGCCGTCGGCATCTCCGAACTGGCGTAGAATATCGCCCGCCACAGGCAACTCCAGCTTCGCCTTCAATTCTCCGAAGGGATATGCGGGCGCAATGCGGTTTTTATCGGGCACTCCGCTGTCGGCCAGGGCCTTCGCCTGGGCGCGCTGCTCGTCGGTCAGGAGCTTGCGGTTTTCCTCTGCCTGCCTCGCGGCAGCGGCGGCATCGCGCACGGAGGCGATCTCCGTTTCCATCGAAGCGACGAGGCTTTCGAGCGTCGTTGCCTTGCTTGCCAGTTCCTGAGACCGCTGCTTTTCGGCTTCCAGTTCGGCGGCATTGGAGCGGCTCAGCTTGTCGTTTTCGGCAAGCAGCAGATCCATGCGCCGCTCCTCCTCCAGGCTGTTTGCCATGGTGGTGGTCAGGCCTTCCTTCTCCTTGGCACTTGCTGTCTGCAACGCCGCGAGACCGGCGAGATCGGCAGCCAGCTTTTCGGTTTCCTTGCGGATACCGGGAACCACGGCGCCGAGCAGAATGGCGCTGCGCACCGAGGCAAGCGCATCATCGGGTGTGACGAGAAGGGCGGGCGGCGGATTGCGGCCCATGCGCTGCAAAGCGGCAAGAACCTCGGCCAGAAGGCCGCGGCGCTCATGCAGCGAACGGCGGATGCCATCTTCCTTGACGCCGAGCTCGGCGAGTTTCTTCTCGCTGTCGAGAATCTTGCCTTCCAGGGTTTTGCGACGGGCGGCGGAATCGATCAGCGCCTGGCGAATGCTTGCCGTGCTCTTTTCCAGATTGTCGATGCTGCTTTGAAGCTCGCTCGCCTTGTCCGAGGAGAGACTGATCGTTTTCGACAGCTTGTCGAGCTCGGCCCTCGTCTCGTCGCGCTTCTTCGCAAGTTCGGCGGCGGGATCAGGCGGCGGCTGTTCGGCAGACGTGACCGGGGCTGCCGGTTCGGCTGCCGCGGGGGGCGGCGGAGCGTCCTGCGCCTGCA encodes the following:
- a CDS encoding (2Fe-2S)-binding protein, translating into MTVPIFFCRKHDSKCHVWNEDVLVCSCNYITDKEIRDVINDLLDEDCWQLIVPAKVYHAMAKRGRCCGCFPNVVDIIIQTTEDYHARRHSTEAEIFDFMSRLKQFHEENRRADIERRQKSHRAA
- the bfr gene encoding bacterioferritin, whose translation is MKGDKKVIERLNEALFLELGAVNQYWVHYRLLEDWGYTKLAKKERAESIEEMHHADRLVARIIFLEGHPNLQTLAPLRIGQNVKEVLEADLAGEYDARTAYKKSRDICHDAGDYVSMKLFEELLADEEGHIDFLETQLELLEKIGEAKYGQLNADSANEAE
- a CDS encoding RNA pyrophosphohydrolase; this translates as MSQATVKAEDLPYRPCVGVMILNREGLVWAGRRIPDGNSEYDGSPQLWQMPQGGIDKGEDPLEAAYRELYEETGIRSVTLLAEAKDWINYDLPPQLIGIGLRGKYRGQTQRWFAFRFEGDESEIAINPPPGGHEPEFDAWEWKPMEDLPGLIVPFKRAVYERVVAEFSHLSGLIPED
- a CDS encoding divergent polysaccharide deacetylase family protein translates to MGTDLHAPLGRNRKAARKRPGILRIGQIAASVCLVAIGGFSLYTAFRSDGLEQSKPPVSQDKTAAPPNDTIQQPPASGNQAANGMPRSEPSSGANVERMVTGDGSVVTKYSPRPRDGSGPVLVDAMQMGQDPRMAAIPNDNLLEETPFGRLPITGPNGRRPMDQYARPWSGNRGTRIAIVLSGLGLSQTGTQRAIKQLPEEITFAFAASGNSLQRWMQDARRDGHEILLQVPLEPFDYPANDPGPDTLLTSRPVARNLESLHRAMGEITNYTGIMNYLGGRFLSDPKAMEPVMRDIGKRGLLFLDDGTSAQSKTAVVAKGTELPYAFADLQLDSQVDVNTILQKLDELERIARRNGQAIGVASAFDESIDAISKWSEEATMRGIEIVGVAALVNDPKNP
- a CDS encoding S41 family peptidase → MIRRASLVLVGALMGATAMSVIYSAGVPAEAAGASTYKELSVFGDVFERVRAQYVTPPAEDKLIENAINGMLSSLDPHSSYMNAKDAEDMRTQTKGEFGGLGIEVTMEDELVKVITPIDDTPAAKAGVLAGDYISEIDGQSVRGLKLEDAVEKMRGAVNTPIKLTLIRKGADKPIELTIVRDVVAVQAVKSRVEDDVGYLRVISFTEKTYPDLEKAIQKIKATVPADKLKGFVLDLRLNPGGLLDQAINVSDAFLERGEVVSTRGRNPDETRRFNAGPGDLTDHKPLIVLINGGSASASEIVAGALQDLRRATVLGTRSFGKGSVQTIIPLGENGALRLTTALYYTPSGRSIQGTGITPDIKVEEPLPADLQGKMVTEGESALRGHIKGQSETDEGSGSVAYVPPDPKDDVQLNYALDLLRGKKTDPSFPPDPEKAVVAK
- a CDS encoding murein hydrolase activator EnvC family protein, producing MFLPAVAAGLGAAVIAISGNPFAVQAQDAPPPPAAAEPAAPVTSAEQPPPDPAAELAKKRDETRAELDKLSKTISLSSDKASELQSSIDNLEKSTASIRQALIDSAARRKTLEGKILDSEKKLAELGVKEDGIRRSLHERRGLLAEVLAALQRMGRNPPPALLVTPDDALASVRSAILLGAVVPGIRKETEKLAADLAGLAALQTASAKEKEGLTTTMANSLEEERRMDLLLAENDKLSRSNAAELEAEKQRSQELASKATTLESLVASMETEIASVRDAAAAARQAEENRKLLTDEQRAQAKALADSGVPDKNRIAPAYPFGELKAKLELPVAGDILRQFGDADGTGHEAMGMTVATNPETVVTAPADGLVVFAGVFRSYGQMIILDAGDGYHLVLSGMDTISTRQGKFVFSGEPLAVMGAKRVASATALALETDRPTLYIEFRKDGKPVDSRPWWTAKDTGKARNDS